A window of the Candidatus Cloacimonadota bacterium genome harbors these coding sequences:
- a CDS encoding TraR/DksA C4-type zinc finger protein, whose amino-acid sequence MEREKLDFFRDLLMNERQKVVKIIEGIDESWSKNIRDAVGNISSYVTHIADLGTDSNEREKETYMLERELRNLKNIDSALKRIHDKTYGVCSYCGEDISSSRLKAIPYTELCIDCKRNEERLNNNNHR is encoded by the coding sequence ATGGAACGTGAAAAGCTGGATTTTTTCAGGGACCTGCTTATGAATGAACGACAAAAGGTCGTTAAAATCATCGAGGGAATTGATGAGAGTTGGAGCAAGAACATCCGTGATGCAGTAGGAAATATCTCCTCATATGTAACACATATTGCTGATCTTGGAACAGATTCTAATGAACGTGAAAAAGAAACGTATATGCTGGAACGAGAACTGAGAAATCTCAAGAACATCGATAGTGCTCTCAAACGTATCCACGATAAAACTTATGGTGTCTGCAGCTACTGCGGTGAAGACATTTCTTCATCGCGACTAAAAGCGATCCCGTATACTGAGCTTTGCATCGATTGCAAGCGTAACGAAGAAAGGCTAAACA